The proteins below are encoded in one region of Aquisphaera giovannonii:
- a CDS encoding sodium-dependent bicarbonate transport family permease — protein MLAEFWENFRHNLFKPLLLFFYLGFLVPILRVHFEFPYVMYQALTIYLLIAIGWHGGEELSHLDPNHIGSIAGFMLVGFLTNFVIGTAAYLILRATTRMRRIDQATVAGYYGSDSAGTFVTALGVLASAHVAYEAYMPVMLAVMEIPGCLVALFLVARLRASGMDALGNMPDEAGFDPGAVAQAAQENEDSRGPSKHDAAVESEAEIALEKMVHPDADGDGGGNGAGKKPLISGKLLHEVFLNTGLYLLFGGICIGLISGLQGPAVTRADDSFFVDLFQGVLCLFLLEMGMTASRKLRDLRTAGLPFVLFGILAPNLFATFGIAVAHAYSWATGVPFELGTYVLFSVLCGAASYIAVPAVQRLAIPEASPTLPLAASLGLTFSYNVTIGIPVYMLVAKAVTRAFPVG, from the coding sequence ATCCTCGCCGAGTTCTGGGAGAACTTCCGGCACAACCTCTTCAAGCCCCTGCTCCTGTTCTTCTACCTGGGCTTCCTCGTGCCGATCCTGCGGGTCCACTTCGAATTCCCGTACGTGATGTACCAGGCGCTTACGATCTATCTGCTGATCGCCATCGGCTGGCACGGCGGCGAGGAGCTCTCCCACCTCGACCCGAATCACATCGGGTCGATCGCCGGCTTCATGCTGGTCGGCTTCCTGACCAACTTCGTCATCGGGACCGCGGCCTACCTCATCCTCCGCGCCACGACTCGGATGCGGCGCATCGACCAGGCGACCGTCGCCGGGTACTACGGCTCGGACTCCGCGGGCACGTTCGTCACCGCGCTGGGCGTGCTGGCCAGCGCCCACGTCGCGTACGAGGCGTACATGCCGGTCATGCTGGCCGTCATGGAGATCCCCGGCTGCCTCGTCGCCCTGTTCCTGGTCGCCAGGCTCCGCGCTAGCGGCATGGACGCGCTGGGGAACATGCCGGACGAGGCGGGCTTCGACCCCGGCGCCGTCGCGCAGGCCGCGCAGGAGAATGAGGATTCGCGTGGCCCATCGAAGCACGATGCGGCCGTGGAATCCGAGGCCGAGATCGCCCTCGAGAAGATGGTCCATCCCGACGCGGACGGAGATGGCGGAGGGAACGGGGCCGGCAAGAAGCCCCTCATCTCGGGCAAGCTGCTGCACGAGGTGTTCCTGAACACGGGCTTGTATCTGCTGTTCGGCGGCATCTGCATCGGCCTGATCAGCGGGCTCCAGGGGCCGGCGGTCACCCGGGCCGACGACAGCTTCTTCGTGGACCTGTTCCAGGGCGTCCTCTGCCTCTTCCTGCTCGAGATGGGGATGACGGCGTCCCGGAAGCTGAGGGACCTCCGGACCGCGGGATTGCCGTTCGTCCTGTTCGGCATCCTGGCGCCGAACCTGTTCGCGACGTTCGGGATCGCCGTCGCCCACGCCTACTCGTGGGCGACGGGCGTGCCGTTCGAGCTGGGGACCTACGTGCTCTTCTCGGTGCTATGCGGCGCGGCCTCCTACATCGCGGTGCCGGCCGTGCAGCGTCTCGCCATCCCCGAGGCGAGCCCGACCCTCCCGCTGGCGGCCTCGCTGGGACTGACCTTCTCCTACAACGTGACCATCGGGATCCCCGTCTACATGCTGGTCGCGAAGGCGGTGACCAGGGCCTTCCCCGTCGGATGA
- a CDS encoding proton-conducting transporter transmembrane domain-containing protein produces MPTAESFMTALGAVVIAAPLLLAAILGVSSLIDRKLDEPTTTRILQWGTVAGLLAALGTLAGMLWLGTRHVPIELGDWVVIPGQYHFAIKFVFDRLSVPMAILSFLLSGTIGAFAARYMHRDVGFNRFFVLYTIFVLGMVVTSLAGTIETLFAGWELVGLSSALLVAFFQDRQAPARNGLWVWVVYRVSDAALLLAAVAMHHLRGEGDFDKLMGTGLWPEVVPSLFGHQALLVGLLVLVAAAGKSALVPFSGWLPRAMEGPTPSSAVFYGALSVHLGAFLLLRVSPLLDASPTLSVLVAVLGVLTAMYAYLAGSVQTDIKSALSFASLSQVGIIVAEIGCGFRYVALVHMLGHACLRALQFVRAPTLLHDYHTMENAIGGHLPRSGQRWSPSGHPVRDWLYRLALERGYLDAILRDYVAGPFVSVMRRFDAIERRWTDFLAGERSRESEQSGPHFGAIEDYS; encoded by the coding sequence ATGCCGACCGCCGAGAGCTTCATGACCGCGTTGGGGGCCGTGGTGATCGCGGCGCCGCTCCTCCTGGCCGCGATCCTCGGGGTCAGCTCGCTGATCGACCGCAAGCTGGACGAGCCGACGACGACCCGGATCCTCCAGTGGGGGACGGTGGCGGGCCTGCTCGCGGCCCTCGGCACTTTGGCCGGCATGCTCTGGCTCGGGACGCGTCACGTCCCGATCGAGCTCGGAGACTGGGTCGTCATCCCCGGGCAGTATCATTTCGCGATCAAGTTCGTCTTCGACCGGCTGTCGGTGCCGATGGCCATCCTCTCGTTCCTCCTCTCCGGGACGATCGGGGCCTTCGCCGCCCGCTACATGCACCGGGACGTGGGATTCAACCGCTTCTTCGTGCTCTACACGATCTTCGTCCTTGGCATGGTGGTGACCTCGCTGGCCGGCACGATCGAGACGCTCTTCGCCGGCTGGGAGCTTGTCGGGCTGTCCTCGGCGTTGCTCGTGGCGTTCTTCCAGGATCGCCAGGCCCCGGCGAGGAACGGCCTGTGGGTCTGGGTAGTCTACCGCGTCTCCGACGCCGCCCTGCTGCTGGCCGCGGTCGCGATGCATCACCTGCGCGGCGAGGGGGACTTCGACAAGCTTATGGGGACGGGGCTCTGGCCGGAGGTCGTCCCCTCGCTCTTCGGCCATCAGGCGCTCCTGGTGGGGCTCCTGGTCCTGGTGGCCGCCGCCGGCAAGTCCGCCCTGGTGCCCTTCTCGGGTTGGCTCCCCAGGGCGATGGAGGGGCCCACGCCCTCCAGCGCGGTCTTCTACGGAGCGCTCTCGGTCCACCTGGGCGCCTTCCTCCTGCTCCGAGTGAGCCCCTTGCTGGACGCGAGCCCGACGCTCTCCGTGCTGGTGGCGGTGCTCGGCGTGCTCACGGCCATGTATGCCTACCTGGCGGGGAGCGTGCAGACCGACATCAAGTCGGCGTTGTCGTTCGCCTCGCTCTCGCAGGTCGGGATCATCGTGGCCGAGATCGGCTGCGGATTCCGCTACGTGGCGCTCGTCCACATGCTGGGCCACGCGTGCCTCAGGGCCCTCCAGTTCGTGCGAGCCCCGACGCTACTCCACGATTATCACACGATGGAGAACGCCATCGGCGGGCACCTCCCCCGCTCGGGGCAGCGCTGGAGCCCCTCGGGCCATCCGGTCCGCGACTGGCTCTACCGGTTGGCGCTGGAGCGAGGCTATCTGGACGCGATCCTCCGCGATTACGTCGCCGGGCCATTCGTGTCCGTCATGAGGCGGTTCGACGCGATCGAGAGGCGCTGGACGGACTTCCTGGCCGGTGAGCGGTCGCGCGAGTCGGAGCAGTCGGGGCCTCATTTCGGGGCGATCGAGGACTATTCATGA
- a CDS encoding secondary thiamine-phosphate synthase enzyme YjbQ, with translation MKSHTEYLTIHHPERFGIVHLTPRIDEIVRKSGIQEGILLVNAMHITASVFINDDESGLHEDYRDWLEALAPFDASPQRYRHNRTGEDNADAHMKRQIMGREVVVAVTRGKLDFGPWERIFYGEFDGRRPKRVLVKIIGE, from the coding sequence ATGAAGTCGCATACCGAGTACCTGACGATCCATCACCCCGAACGCTTCGGCATCGTCCACCTCACGCCCCGGATCGATGAGATCGTTCGGAAATCGGGCATCCAGGAGGGCATCCTGCTGGTCAACGCGATGCACATCACGGCCTCGGTCTTCATCAATGACGACGAGTCCGGCCTGCACGAGGATTATCGCGACTGGCTCGAGGCCCTGGCACCCTTCGACGCGTCCCCCCAGCGCTATCGCCACAATCGGACCGGCGAGGACAACGCCGACGCCCACATGAAGCGTCAGATCATGGGCCGCGAGGTCGTCGTCGCGGTGACCCGGGGGAAGCTGGACTTCGGCCCCTGGGAGCGGATTTTCTACGGCGAGTTCGACGGCAGACGGCCCAAGCGCGTGCTCGTCAAGATCATCGGCGAGTGA
- a CDS encoding DUF2309 domain-containing protein — MTSSTAPEAAHSAPGLDAELADLEEIIDHAGHLLPAQGPITVFIHHNTLHALEHLPFNEALAKGAEIFGCQPYLSEERYRQELVRGRIRYADLREALVQDLGADASREVPCFGTRLELRLDMLEHPPRSAPTDELIWFVAEADALRRVRPEVSAADRARLIAETRRWVVRDLRTALEPGRNGESGPGVPGSFRRPGALEELLDRFDDSRMEHWSESDWEGFTVQALWRLCCDGVRDLPPFTAPPPEPLRHRDLLLEATGADSDRPVHELLIRFCAAYLDQGMARWAMPGREDGFYRAFCDLYGQPFGPPDRWMKGLHAELSGLMQAGVGPLESIRRSLRALGVPPQEWEAFVSKTLLALRGWAGMIRVVELRGDRVVQPIPAGSLVEFLAVRLILDRHALAWTAQEALGEAVAPDALRDVCRRMIRRPGRPGVERRAFPLFQLVQLRGLPPDVLYRLEPSQWRAMLEEVESFGSFERRRVYHLAYERRFYTQAADAIALHVRRPAPTPSWPRFQAVFCIDDREESIRRHLEEVAPDVVTYGTAGFFSVPMYYLGAADAHFAPLCPGSMQPRNWVVEEVVDANRAALEVRQRVRRALGMATYRFDVGSRSLTLGAFLAAIVGVLASIPLVARTLFPRMTARVTRRLGRIVDATPQTRLRLERAGGEPGPATVDQGFTIGEMAEIAEKVLREIGMTRDFSRLVFAIGHGSSTVNNPHASAYDCGACGGSRGGPNARAFAQMLNHPGVREILAGRGVSVPDGSRFVGAMHNTTSESITFYDADLLPQSHVAEFESFRTLMEAAAARNAHERSRRFQSASLALSFEGARQHVEGRSEDLAQVRPEWGHATNALCVVGRRETTRGLFLDRRAFLTSYDSSQDDEEGTILLRILRAIFPVCGGISLEYYFSHVDNAGWGAGTKLPHNVSSLLGVMDGAASDLRTGLPWQMVESHEPVRIIFIIETTPAVMTRIMDADEGIGKLCRNRWVRIALIHPGSGELSVFQGGEFRPYSPQAAVLPAAESSVRWYRGWRDHLEFAEIVGRG, encoded by the coding sequence ATGACGTCCTCGACCGCACCCGAAGCGGCGCACTCGGCCCCCGGGCTCGACGCTGAGCTCGCGGACCTGGAAGAGATCATCGACCACGCCGGGCACCTGCTCCCGGCGCAGGGGCCGATCACGGTCTTCATCCACCACAACACGCTGCACGCCCTCGAGCACCTCCCCTTCAACGAGGCGCTCGCGAAGGGGGCGGAGATCTTCGGCTGCCAGCCCTACCTGAGCGAGGAGCGGTATCGTCAGGAGCTCGTCCGCGGCCGCATCCGCTACGCAGACCTCCGCGAGGCCCTGGTGCAGGACCTCGGCGCGGACGCGTCGCGCGAGGTGCCCTGCTTCGGGACGCGGCTGGAGCTGCGACTCGACATGCTCGAGCACCCTCCGCGCTCGGCGCCGACCGACGAGCTGATCTGGTTCGTCGCCGAGGCCGACGCGCTGCGCAGGGTCCGGCCGGAGGTGTCCGCGGCGGACCGCGCGCGGCTCATCGCGGAGACGCGCCGATGGGTGGTCCGCGACCTTAGGACCGCCCTGGAGCCGGGCCGAAACGGCGAGTCGGGGCCGGGCGTACCGGGGTCGTTCCGCCGGCCCGGGGCGCTGGAGGAGCTGCTCGACCGCTTCGACGATTCGCGGATGGAGCACTGGAGCGAGTCCGACTGGGAGGGCTTCACGGTCCAGGCCCTCTGGCGGCTCTGCTGCGACGGCGTTCGCGACCTGCCCCCGTTCACGGCCCCACCGCCCGAGCCTTTGCGGCATCGCGACCTGCTTCTGGAGGCGACGGGCGCGGATTCCGACCGGCCCGTGCACGAACTCCTGATTCGCTTCTGCGCCGCCTACCTCGACCAGGGGATGGCCCGCTGGGCGATGCCGGGGCGCGAGGACGGCTTCTACCGGGCATTCTGCGACCTCTACGGGCAGCCGTTCGGCCCGCCGGACCGCTGGATGAAGGGGCTCCACGCGGAGCTGTCGGGGCTGATGCAGGCAGGCGTCGGGCCGTTGGAGTCGATCCGACGGTCGCTGCGGGCGCTCGGCGTCCCTCCGCAAGAATGGGAGGCCTTCGTCTCTAAGACCCTGCTCGCGCTGAGGGGCTGGGCGGGGATGATCCGCGTCGTCGAGCTTCGCGGGGACCGCGTGGTCCAGCCGATCCCGGCCGGGAGCCTGGTGGAGTTCCTCGCCGTCCGGCTGATCCTCGACCGTCACGCCCTGGCCTGGACGGCGCAGGAGGCGCTCGGCGAGGCGGTGGCGCCGGACGCCCTGCGGGACGTCTGCCGGCGGATGATCCGCAGGCCGGGCCGCCCGGGCGTGGAGCGGCGCGCGTTCCCGCTCTTCCAGCTCGTCCAGCTCCGCGGACTGCCGCCCGACGTGCTCTACCGCCTGGAGCCGTCGCAGTGGCGGGCGATGCTCGAGGAGGTCGAGTCGTTCGGCAGCTTCGAGCGCCGCAGGGTGTACCACCTCGCGTACGAGCGGCGGTTCTACACGCAGGCCGCGGACGCGATCGCGCTGCACGTCCGCCGGCCGGCCCCGACGCCGTCCTGGCCGCGATTCCAGGCCGTCTTCTGCATCGACGACCGGGAGGAGTCGATCCGACGACACCTGGAGGAGGTGGCGCCCGACGTGGTCACCTACGGAACGGCTGGCTTCTTCTCCGTGCCGATGTACTACCTCGGGGCGGCGGACGCCCATTTCGCGCCGCTCTGCCCGGGGTCCATGCAGCCCCGGAACTGGGTGGTGGAGGAGGTCGTGGACGCCAACCGGGCGGCCCTCGAGGTGCGCCAGCGCGTCCGCCGTGCCTTGGGGATGGCGACGTACCGATTCGACGTCGGGAGCCGGTCGCTGACACTGGGGGCGTTCCTGGCCGCGATCGTCGGCGTCCTCGCGTCGATCCCCCTGGTGGCCAGGACGCTCTTCCCCCGGATGACCGCGAGGGTGACCCGGCGGCTCGGCCGGATCGTCGACGCGACGCCGCAGACCCGGCTTCGCCTGGAGCGAGCCGGGGGGGAGCCGGGGCCGGCGACCGTCGACCAGGGCTTCACGATCGGGGAGATGGCGGAGATCGCCGAGAAGGTGCTCCGCGAGATCGGGATGACCCGGGACTTCTCGCGGCTGGTCTTCGCGATCGGCCACGGATCCTCCACGGTCAACAACCCGCACGCGTCGGCCTATGATTGCGGGGCGTGCGGCGGGTCCCGGGGCGGTCCCAACGCCCGCGCTTTCGCGCAGATGCTGAATCACCCCGGGGTCCGGGAGATCCTCGCCGGGAGGGGCGTCTCGGTGCCCGATGGGTCGCGCTTCGTGGGGGCGATGCACAACACGACGAGCGAGTCCATCACGTTCTACGACGCGGATCTACTGCCGCAGTCCCACGTCGCCGAGTTCGAGTCGTTCCGCACCCTGATGGAAGCGGCGGCCGCCCGGAACGCGCACGAGAGGAGCCGTCGCTTCCAGTCGGCCTCGCTGGCGCTGTCGTTCGAGGGCGCCCGCCAGCACGTCGAGGGTCGGTCCGAGGACCTCGCACAGGTGCGGCCGGAGTGGGGGCATGCGACCAACGCCCTCTGCGTCGTCGGCCGTCGGGAGACGACCCGGGGGCTCTTCCTGGACCGGCGTGCCTTCCTCACGTCGTATGACTCGTCGCAGGACGACGAGGAGGGGACGATCCTCCTGCGCATCCTGCGCGCCATCTTCCCGGTCTGCGGGGGGATCAGCCTGGAGTATTACTTCTCGCACGTGGACAACGCGGGATGGGGCGCAGGGACCAAGCTGCCGCACAACGTGTCGTCGCTGCTGGGGGTGATGGACGGGGCGGCGAGCGACCTCCGCACCGGCCTGCCCTGGCAGATGGTGGAGAGCCACGAGCCGGTGCGCATCATCTTCATCATCGAGACCACCCCCGCCGTGATGACCCGGATCATGGACGCGGACGAGGGCATCGGCAAGCTCTGCCGAAATCGCTGGGTCCGAATCGCCCTGATTCACCCGGGCAGCGGCGAGCTGAGCGTCTTCCAGGGGGGCGAGTTCCGCCCCTACTCGCCGCAGGCGGCCGTCCTGCCCGCGGCGGAATCTTCCGTGCGATGGTATCGGGGGTGGCGCGACCACCTCGAGTTCGCGGAGATCGTGGGCCGCGGCTGA
- a CDS encoding SGNH/GDSL hydrolase family protein has translation MPTRLTQRSFGFAERPRRLERRFKSGILALTAVIAALLLGGSPHGRNAVAWLAAHGRWAALRAVGTQPSRSEVDAEWARKRQHDVDQAMAKLRRTYDQYEPPMRRLLDYAGLDPDHALLRWGNFDRTVYLPSTVFEADETGRSYRLRPSVKSIWIRNLKLKEGLLAYFPLPVGPRLDEVVHASGALLVESSLQTTNSWGLRGPEPDLSAELRGIVLGDSYMQGLFVGDDETPVECLKRELSKAMGCGAEVLNTGHLGYSPEQEYFTLRTFAERFPPRFVVLSLFANDFGDLFEVLEGKGDWEEGRHWIGQIVDFCRARGIVCLVVPAPWVNQLSSPRRSGFYPGKISNILDVDPLAYLDPIEDFATETLRRTSPQEPAGAPVTSNPLFNGHIGDGHFSALGCQVWARAVAGRLALLLGGKMASRLPASGPAAPSR, from the coding sequence TCGCTTCAAGTCGGGCATTCTGGCGCTGACGGCGGTCATCGCGGCCTTGCTCCTGGGAGGATCTCCGCACGGGCGCAATGCCGTCGCGTGGCTGGCCGCCCACGGCCGATGGGCCGCACTCCGGGCGGTCGGGACGCAGCCATCGCGATCCGAGGTCGACGCCGAGTGGGCCCGCAAGCGCCAGCATGACGTCGATCAGGCGATGGCGAAGCTCAGGCGGACGTACGACCAGTACGAGCCCCCGATGCGTCGGCTGCTCGACTACGCCGGCCTCGACCCGGACCACGCCCTCCTGCGTTGGGGGAATTTCGACCGCACCGTGTACTTGCCCTCCACCGTGTTCGAGGCGGACGAGACGGGCCGTTCTTACCGCCTCCGCCCTTCCGTGAAGTCGATCTGGATCCGCAACCTGAAGCTGAAGGAGGGGCTGCTCGCCTACTTCCCGCTCCCGGTCGGCCCGAGGCTCGACGAGGTGGTGCACGCGTCGGGTGCGCTGCTCGTGGAGTCCTCGCTCCAGACGACCAATTCCTGGGGACTGAGGGGGCCGGAGCCGGACCTCTCGGCCGAGCTCCGCGGGATCGTGCTCGGCGATTCCTACATGCAGGGACTTTTCGTAGGCGACGACGAGACCCCGGTCGAATGCCTCAAGCGGGAGCTCTCGAAGGCCATGGGTTGCGGGGCCGAGGTCCTCAACACCGGCCACCTCGGCTATTCCCCCGAGCAGGAATATTTCACGCTGCGGACCTTCGCCGAACGGTTCCCCCCGCGGTTCGTGGTCCTGAGCCTCTTCGCGAACGACTTCGGCGACCTGTTCGAAGTCCTCGAGGGCAAGGGGGACTGGGAGGAGGGCCGCCACTGGATCGGCCAGATCGTCGATTTCTGCCGCGCACGAGGCATCGTGTGCCTGGTGGTCCCGGCCCCCTGGGTCAATCAGCTGTCGTCGCCGCGACGGAGCGGGTTCTATCCCGGCAAGATCTCGAACATCCTGGATGTGGACCCTCTGGCGTACCTCGATCCGATCGAGGACTTCGCGACCGAGACGCTCCGCCGAACCTCCCCGCAGGAACCCGCGGGGGCCCCGGTGACTTCCAATCCGCTCTTCAACGGCCATATCGGCGATGGCCACTTCTCCGCCCTCGGCTGCCAGGTGTGGGCCAGGGCCGTGGCGGGCCGCCTCGCCCTGCTGCTGGGCGGCAAGATGGCGTCGCGGCTGCCGGCCTCGGGGCCGGCCGCGCCGTCCCGCTGA
- a CDS encoding proton-conducting transporter transmembrane domain-containing protein: MTLLELPWLDASIATTLVGALWVGRVRDPIRAARLGLAFTALAFGGTFLAWLAFYSGADPAAIADASPQVRLFGRRVLALDELSAPLVPAVALLHFLTALATTRTKMRRFSFAWSLTSETIRLAMFSCRASWLLVLLLTLCAIPPYFELRNRGRPTRVYAAHMGLFVALLVLGWAGVEASRGAAPPTWAAVLLMAAILVRCGTVPAHCWATDWFEHASFGVALLFVAPLAGVYAAVRLVLPIAPAWVLQGIGIASLFTAVYAAGMAAIQRDCRRLFANLFLSHASLVLVGLELHTEMSLTGSLCLWFSVILSLGGFGLTIRALEARYGRLPLAGHLGLYEHSPSLAACFLLTGLACVGFPGTLGFISAELVVDSAVEVSPYVGIAVVAAAALNGIAVVRAYLILFAGARHVSSVPLGIVARERLAVLTFSALILGGGLFPQPGVTTRHKAAAAILEERRGLMEGPARPVDSSRDEAPDGREGAESPRPRGGPGPIMHR, from the coding sequence ATGACTCTCCTGGAACTCCCCTGGCTGGACGCCTCGATCGCGACGACGCTCGTCGGAGCGCTGTGGGTGGGCCGCGTCCGCGACCCGATCCGGGCCGCTCGCCTGGGCCTGGCGTTCACCGCGCTGGCGTTCGGCGGCACCTTCCTGGCCTGGCTGGCGTTCTATTCGGGGGCGGACCCGGCCGCGATCGCCGACGCGAGCCCGCAGGTTCGGCTGTTCGGGCGGCGGGTCCTGGCCCTGGATGAGCTGAGCGCGCCGCTCGTCCCGGCGGTTGCACTGCTGCATTTCCTGACGGCGCTGGCCACGACGCGGACGAAGATGCGGCGCTTCTCGTTCGCCTGGTCCCTGACCTCCGAGACGATCCGGCTGGCCATGTTCAGTTGCCGGGCGTCCTGGCTGCTGGTGCTGCTGCTGACGTTGTGCGCGATCCCCCCCTATTTCGAGCTGCGCAACCGCGGCCGGCCGACCCGCGTGTACGCGGCGCACATGGGGCTCTTCGTCGCCCTCCTGGTGCTGGGATGGGCCGGCGTGGAGGCGAGCCGGGGGGCGGCCCCGCCGACCTGGGCGGCGGTGCTGCTGATGGCGGCCATCCTCGTCCGGTGCGGGACGGTCCCGGCCCACTGCTGGGCGACGGACTGGTTCGAGCACGCCTCGTTCGGCGTCGCGCTGCTGTTCGTGGCGCCGCTGGCGGGCGTCTACGCCGCCGTGCGGCTCGTGCTGCCGATCGCCCCGGCGTGGGTGCTCCAGGGCATCGGCATCGCGTCTCTGTTCACCGCGGTCTACGCGGCGGGGATGGCCGCGATCCAGCGCGACTGCCGGAGGCTGTTCGCGAACCTGTTCCTGAGCCACGCCTCGCTCGTGCTGGTGGGCCTGGAGCTGCACACGGAGATGTCGCTGACCGGGTCGCTCTGCCTCTGGTTCTCCGTGATCCTCTCGCTGGGCGGCTTCGGCCTGACGATCCGGGCGCTCGAGGCCCGCTACGGCCGACTGCCGCTGGCCGGCCACCTCGGCCTGTACGAGCACTCGCCGTCGCTGGCGGCCTGCTTCCTCCTGACGGGCCTGGCCTGCGTCGGGTTCCCCGGGACGCTCGGCTTCATCTCCGCCGAGCTCGTCGTGGACAGCGCAGTCGAGGTCAGCCCCTACGTCGGGATCGCCGTCGTCGCGGCCGCGGCCCTCAACGGCATCGCGGTGGTCCGCGCCTACCTGATCCTCTTCGCCGGGGCGAGGCATGTCTCCTCGGTCCCGCTGGGGATCGTCGCCCGGGAGCGATTGGCCGTGCTGACGTTCTCGGCGCTGATCCTCGGCGGCGGCCTCTTCCCCCAGCCCGGCGTGACCACGCGGCACAAGGCCGCCGCGGCCATCCTGGAGGAGCGTCGCGGGCTGATGGAAGGCCCTGCCCGTCCGGTAGACTCGAGTCGGGACGAGGCGCCGGACGGACGCGAGGGCGCCGAGTCGCCGCGGCCCCGGGGCGGGCCGGGGCCGATCATGCATCGTTGA
- a CDS encoding Gfo/Idh/MocA family protein, which produces MGQGDIRIGIVGAGQSVRKRHLPGLRNLAGVRITGVCNRHRESASRVAREFDIPRIYSDWEELISDHEIDAVLIGAWPYLHCPVTLAALDAGKHVLTQARMAMNARESQRMLDKAKEHPSLTAMIVPTPFGLSGESHLRSLIADGFLGDLRELRVDSFSGDLAAPESPMTWRQMTRYSGFNMLTLGVVYEAVLRWAPPADRVMAYASKQVERRLDPELGKVARVGTPDSIQVLTTQEGGSVGVYRLSGLTRHERKMTVTLVGSDGTLVYDLLRDEIRGARSTEHELRPLPIPPDIRGRWRVEEDFVAAIRGERPVTHTDFATGARYMQFTEAVARSSRHQVPVRLPLQEFSNPSL; this is translated from the coding sequence ATGGGGCAGGGCGATATTCGAATCGGCATCGTGGGCGCCGGCCAGAGCGTCCGGAAGAGGCATCTCCCGGGCCTTCGCAACCTGGCGGGCGTGCGGATCACGGGCGTCTGCAACCGCCACCGCGAATCCGCCTCGCGGGTGGCCCGGGAATTCGACATCCCGCGCATCTACTCCGACTGGGAAGAGCTGATCTCGGACCATGAGATCGACGCCGTCCTGATCGGCGCCTGGCCCTACCTGCATTGCCCGGTGACGCTCGCGGCGCTGGATGCCGGCAAGCACGTGCTGACCCAGGCCCGGATGGCGATGAACGCCCGAGAGTCCCAGCGGATGCTCGATAAGGCCAAGGAGCATCCCAGCCTGACGGCCATGATCGTCCCCACCCCCTTCGGACTCTCGGGCGAATCGCACCTGCGTTCGTTGATCGCCGATGGTTTCCTCGGCGACCTGCGTGAGCTCCGCGTCGACAGCTTCAGCGGCGACCTTGCGGCCCCCGAATCGCCGATGACCTGGCGCCAGATGACTCGCTATTCGGGGTTCAACATGCTGACGCTCGGCGTCGTCTATGAGGCCGTCCTGCGATGGGCCCCGCCGGCCGATCGAGTGATGGCGTACGCCTCCAAGCAGGTGGAGCGGAGGCTCGACCCGGAGCTGGGCAAAGTGGCGAGAGTGGGCACCCCCGACAGCATCCAGGTCCTGACGACCCAGGAGGGCGGGTCCGTCGGGGTCTATCGCCTGAGCGGCCTGACGCGACACGAGCGGAAGATGACCGTCACGCTGGTGGGCAGCGACGGCACGCTGGTCTACGATCTCCTCCGCGACGAGATCCGAGGCGCCCGCTCGACCGAGCATGAACTGCGGCCCTTGCCCATCCCGCCGGATATCCGCGGCCGCTGGCGCGTCGAGGAGGACTTCGTGGCGGCCATCCGCGGCGAGCGTCCCGTGACGCACACGGACTTCGCCACGGGTGCTCGATACATGCAATTCACCGAGGCCGTCGCCCGCAGCTCCCGCCACCAGGTCCCCGTCCGGCTTCCTCTCCAGGAGTTTTCCAACCCCAGCCTGTAG